One genomic window of bacterium includes the following:
- a CDS encoding V-type ATP synthase subunit A, producing MTIQGNIIKIAGPAVIARGIPGARMYDLVHVGHEGLLGEIIRLDGNTAFIQVYEDTSGLMIGEPVASTGAPLAVELGPGLLTGIFDGIQRPLASLRAQKGDFLARGAVTEALDRSRRWAFSPAATPGTRVGPGDVIGTVTEFGFEHRIMVPPSSRGGEVTQIHAGEFTVDDVIARLSDGTELRLMHRWPVRVSRPVARKRDPREPFISGQRIIDVLFPVAMGGAASIPGPFGSGKTVMQQTLAKWSNADVIVYVGCGERGNEMTHVLDEFPELEDPRTGRPLMERTVIIANTSNMPVAAREASVYTGITMAEYWRDQGYKVAVMADSTSRWAEAMREISSRLEEMPAEEGYPPYLSSRLAAFYERAGRAVCLGQPERDGSVTVVGAVSPPGGDLSEPVTQATLRITGTFWSLDAGLANRRHFPAIHWLRSYSLYTPLFKEWYREHMPEDFETLRDRASALLQREAELQEIVQLVGPDALQDDQRLVIEVGKMLREDFLQQSSFSEVDAHCPMDKACGMLRAILVFYDEAGAALRSGMPMDEILNLKQVEEIARLKEVPKDEFGAHIQSWFGKLPEAFGAKAPAGGA from the coding sequence ATGACGATCCAGGGCAACATCATCAAGATCGCCGGGCCGGCGGTCATCGCCCGGGGGATCCCCGGAGCGCGCATGTACGATCTGGTGCACGTGGGCCACGAGGGCCTGCTGGGCGAGATCATCCGCCTCGATGGGAACACCGCGTTCATCCAGGTCTACGAGGACACCTCGGGCCTGATGATCGGCGAGCCCGTCGCGAGCACCGGCGCGCCGCTGGCGGTCGAGCTCGGCCCCGGGCTGCTGACCGGTATCTTCGACGGGATCCAGCGGCCGCTCGCCAGCCTCCGCGCGCAGAAGGGCGACTTCCTCGCGCGCGGCGCCGTCACCGAAGCGCTGGATCGCTCGCGGCGGTGGGCGTTTTCCCCGGCCGCAACCCCCGGGACGCGGGTGGGCCCCGGCGACGTGATCGGGACCGTGACTGAGTTCGGGTTTGAACACCGCATCATGGTGCCGCCGTCTTCCCGCGGCGGCGAGGTCACCCAGATCCACGCGGGTGAATTCACGGTGGACGACGTGATTGCCCGCCTCTCCGACGGCACCGAGCTGCGCTTGATGCACCGCTGGCCGGTACGCGTGTCGCGGCCGGTGGCGCGGAAGCGCGATCCACGCGAGCCGTTCATTTCGGGGCAGCGCATCATTGACGTGCTGTTCCCGGTGGCAATGGGCGGGGCGGCCTCGATCCCGGGCCCGTTCGGTTCCGGCAAGACCGTCATGCAGCAAACGCTGGCCAAGTGGTCCAACGCCGACGTCATCGTCTACGTGGGCTGCGGCGAGCGTGGCAACGAGATGACCCACGTGCTGGACGAGTTCCCCGAGCTGGAGGATCCGCGCACCGGGCGGCCCCTGATGGAGCGCACGGTGATCATAGCCAATACTTCCAACATGCCGGTGGCGGCGCGTGAGGCCTCGGTCTACACCGGCATTACCATGGCGGAGTACTGGCGCGACCAGGGGTACAAGGTGGCGGTGATGGCGGACTCGACCAGTCGCTGGGCCGAGGCGATGCGCGAGATATCCTCGCGGCTGGAGGAGATGCCCGCCGAGGAGGGATACCCGCCATACCTGTCCAGCCGGCTGGCCGCCTTCTACGAGCGGGCCGGCCGCGCTGTTTGCCTGGGGCAACCCGAGAGGGATGGCTCGGTGACGGTTGTGGGCGCGGTCTCTCCACCCGGTGGTGACCTATCCGAGCCGGTGACGCAGGCGACGCTGCGCATCACAGGGACGTTCTGGTCGCTGGACGCCGGGCTTGCCAACCGGAGGCACTTCCCGGCGATCCACTGGCTGCGGTCGTACAGCCTCTACACCCCGTTGTTCAAGGAGTGGTACCGGGAGCACATGCCCGAGGATTTCGAAACGCTGCGCGACCGGGCCTCGGCGCTGCTCCAGCGGGAGGCGGAGCTGCAGGAGATCGTGCAGCTCGTCGGCCCCGACGCGCTGCAGGACGACCAGCGGCTGGTGATCGAGGTCGGCAAGATGCTGCGCGAGGATTTCCTGCAGCAGTCCTCGTTCTCCGAGGTGGACGCCCACTGCCCGATGGACAAAGCCTGCGGCATGTTGAGGGCGATCCTGGTGTTCTACGACGAGGCGGGCGCGGCCCTACGGAGCGGCATGCCGATGGACGAGATCCTTAACCTCAAGCAGGTTGAGGAGATCGCCCGCCTGAAGGAAGTGCCCAAGGACGAGTTTGGGGCACACATCCAGTCCTGGTTTGGGAAGCTGCCCGAGGCCTTCGGGGCGAAGGCTCCAGCAGGAGGTGCGTAG